The genomic segment GGGAAGGGACAGGAGCTTCAGGAAGGGGGCGTGGCCGGGAACTGGGGTAAAGGTCTTGTGGGGGAGGGAGCTGCCCCAAACTTTTTTTCCCCCGAAGACCTCGGGGGTCGGCccctccctgaggtccccacctCTTATTCTCCCTCTCTAGAGTGGTGAGAGCGGAAGTGCTCGTGTCCCCGAGCCTCTGAGTCTGCAGGCTCCTCCGATCTCTCCACGCTCGTATTCCTCATCCCCTCCACGATCGCACTTCTGCGTTCCCTCCGTTCcgtcctcccccgcccccgcctccacTTTCCCCGCAAGTCTGCGTCCCTACCTCCTCTCCACGCGCCCCCTTGTCCCCTCCTGATTCCACAACCCCCGTGTCCCTGTTCCCATCAAAACCCATGTCCTTGGTCCTACCCACGTCGGAATCTCTCTGAGTCCCCCAAGTCTCCACTTTCCCTGTAGGTTCGCGTCCTTACTTCCTCCCCGAGCCTCCAAGTACCCCCGTGTGCGCATCCTCGGGTCCCCCAGAAAGTCATGTGAGGCCGGCTGGCAGTGGGAGCCGATCCTTTATTCTGTCCCCAGGCAGCTGCGGTCATAAGCACACGGGGAATCCACTGATGGCATCGGTGCTCTGCATGATCATGTCCGCCAGCAGAAAGCAGAAGCCTGGCAGAAAGGGGAACGGAGGGCGGGTGGAGCAGGGTGGGTCCTGGCGCAGATGACCAGGAGGACCCCGGGGACTGGGGTTTGGGACTCCAAGGGCCCAGAGTGGAGGGTGTTAGGAAGTCCCTGGGAGGGCAGTTGGGAAGACTCTGCAAGAAGCGAGGCGGGGCCCTCGGGGAAGTCTCCTCTCCACCCTCTTCCGCTGTCCAGGTTACCCGCGATAATACAGAAGGGTAAAGCCAGCCACCCCAAAAAATAGGACCAGGAATAGAAGACGTCGTCTTTCCATGCATTCTTCACTGTGTAGACTGTCAGGGCGATCAGCAGAAGCAGGCCTGGGCCCCACCCCGCCGCTAGGTGAGCGTGGCCGGGGGGGCACCCAGGCCCCACCCTGACCGCGCCCACCGCCCTGGCCACGCCCTTCTCTCCCACCCTCCGGCCCCCTTCATCCCGCCCCCGCCCTTGGCCCCTCCCTCTCGAAGCCTGTCCTCCGGAGCCCTGCCCCGCTCCTGGGCTTTCTCTTCCAGGCCCACCCTATGCCATCTCACCCGAGATAAGGAAGACGGCACACGTGGTCTGACCCCGGGAGTAGCCCTCACTGCACAGAAGCCGCAGCCCCATCACCAAGCCCATGATGCCGCAGCCCGCCGCCAGCACGATGCACGCCCCGGTCACCGCCAGCGTGTCTGGGGAGAAAGGACCGTGTCAACAACCTCCGCTGGCGCCGCTCCTGCCCATCACCCCCAACCGCCGGTTCCGGGCTGGGAGCCGAGTCAGGGGTTTGGATGGGGACTCGGAAGTTACATCATGAGGGGAGGTTAATGTTGCAACAGAGAAGCAGGTCCCAAAGTGGGAGTTCGTGGTGGCCTCGGTCACGGAGGAGCCGAAGTGGAAAgagcaggggggtgggggtgctgcagGATGTGGTGTCAGGTGAGGGGACAGCTGTGGTCAGTGCTGGGGGCTGTCTCttcacgggggtgggggggcgggggtctGACAGCTGGGCCTCCGGGCCTCACTATCGCAAGGGATGTTGGAGCAGACGCCCTTGTTACACTCCTGCCAAAGGCCACTGTGGCCCCCGGAGTAGCGGATCCAGTAGTTGGAGGCAGTGGACAGAACGATGAAGGAGTTGGCCAAGAAGCCCAGCATGGTGCCCCCGCTCTGAAGGCTCCGCTTCACCCCCATGCCAGGGGACTGCTGCCAAGGATCACGCCTGCAAGACTGACCCATGCCCTGCTCACTGCCAGGTCCCTGGGACCCCCTCCTGCATGTCCCTCCGTATCATGCTACGGAACAGCCATCAGATGGCTACTCCTCCACCCCTGCCTGGGGCTTCTCATTCTGGGGACCCCTCGCAGGCCCCACCCAGACCTAAGACTGACCACCTTCCCCTCAGGCACCACAGCTTAGGAACCTCCCTTCTGTCCAGAAACCTCTGTTCTCTAGTGGGTGTGCCTTCCTAACACCCCACCTCTGTGCACACTCACCTAAATGACTCACCCCCAGCTCTCCCGGGGCCCTTGGACAGGGCCCAGAGGTGGGAGAGAAGGGAGACTATGTCTCTATGCGGCAGAATTCCAGAATCCCCCCTCTCCTAGCAGCCATTTAAAGAGATAACCACTCACCcagctgtacacacacacacacacagaagcagctCTTCTGGCAAAGTGACAGAGTCAGTGTTAGGTGGCAAGTCCGAGGGAGTCTGAGGGCCTTGACACGGTAACCCATGTCCTTCTAGAAACTTCCCTTCTCTTGACCCCCATAAGCTCTCCTGGTCCTCAGTTCTTTGTGCCCTCCCAAGCCCCCAGGCagcctcctgcccctcctcctccgtCTGCTTCTCAGGGCCAGTTCTCCTGGAGAACTCAATTCTGCATCTTCTTACCAGGTGAGCTCCAGGGATGTCTGATGCTCTGAGAGCATCCCAAACCCTATCTCCAGTCTGGGTCCTCATCTGCTTCTGACCATCTCTCAGACCCTGACCCTCAACCACATCCCCACTGAGCTTGGCGTGTGACCATGCtgtggctcagtcatatctgactctctctgagcgcgtggactgtagcccacaggctcctctgtccgtgggactttccaggcaagaatactggagtgggttgccatttcctcctccagtgggatcttccccacccagggaaagAACCAGAGTTTCCtgcatgtcctgcactggcaggcagatttttttttttttttttaaccactgagcaacctgggaagcccatttgagcTCAGCATCTTCCACCAAACCAGGGAGGCCCCTGGCATCCCACCCAGTTAGTTGGACCACACCCTTGGGCACTATCCTTGTTCCCTTCCTGCTCCTTGCCCTCCTTGGATCCCTGAGTCCAGTTCCTCCTGCCCTGCCTccgaatctaatttttttttaaataattttatttctttatttacttctctgttgcactggatctttgttgctgtactcagtctttctctagttgccat from the Capra hircus breed San Clemente chromosome 18, ASM170441v1, whole genome shotgun sequence genome contains:
- the CLDND2 gene encoding claudin domain-containing protein 2; its protein translation is MGQSCRRDPWQQSPGMGVKRSLQSGGTMLGFLANSFIVLSTASNYWIRYSGGHSGLWQECNKGVCSNIPCDNTLAVTGACIVLAAGCGIMGLVMGLRLLCSEGYSRGQTTCAVFLISGLLLLIALTVYTVKNAWKDDVFYSWSYFLGWLALPFCIIAGFCFLLADMIMQSTDAISGFPVCL